From the genome of Komagataeibacter sucrofermentans DSM 15973, one region includes:
- a CDS encoding replication initiator protein A — MTIESSPSLFDIVPSLAVEGDDRTPLLPVRHPNQDLFICDVLDAIPKDDMASMEHPVFSLSTKPDNRMRRYEHNGNIIEIIPSGKGLATIHDKDILIYCISQLVAKMNHGEQPGRTLRLQAYDMLVATNRQTSGAGYRLLTDALTRLRGTTVRTNIQTGGIEETRIFGLIEEARITRKTFDGRMLDLEITLSDWVYRSVISKNVLTLHRDYFRLRKPFERRMYELARKHCGMKDEWKIGLELLQKKCGSNSPLRVFRSLVKKVCAHDTSHAHFPDYAITMADDIILFRNRLSLKTKVDVIAPMRDAPYIDPETMHDAKTVAPGYDIYALHDEWVSWWHDMGKPELKSPAGAFIGFCKKRHERNPIR; from the coding sequence ATGACGATAGAATCTTCTCCTTCCTTGTTCGACATTGTGCCTTCTCTGGCTGTGGAAGGTGATGATCGCACGCCCCTCCTTCCAGTCCGCCATCCAAATCAGGATCTATTCATCTGTGACGTGCTCGATGCCATTCCCAAAGATGATATGGCGTCAATGGAGCATCCAGTTTTTTCGCTCTCGACCAAGCCAGACAACCGGATGCGACGCTATGAACACAATGGGAATATCATAGAGATCATCCCGTCTGGCAAAGGGCTGGCAACGATCCATGACAAGGATATCCTAATCTACTGCATCTCTCAGCTCGTTGCGAAAATGAATCACGGCGAACAACCAGGCCGAACACTCCGCCTTCAAGCCTATGACATGCTGGTCGCTACCAATCGTCAAACCAGCGGAGCAGGCTATAGGCTACTGACCGACGCGTTGACACGTTTGCGCGGAACAACCGTGCGAACCAACATTCAAACAGGCGGCATTGAAGAAACGCGAATTTTCGGTTTGATCGAAGAAGCTAGAATCACCCGTAAGACGTTTGATGGCCGAATGCTTGATCTTGAAATCACTCTGTCAGATTGGGTCTATCGTTCAGTCATCAGCAAGAATGTCCTAACTCTTCACCGAGACTATTTCCGACTTCGTAAACCGTTCGAACGACGCATGTACGAACTAGCCCGCAAACACTGCGGTATGAAAGATGAATGGAAGATCGGATTAGAGCTGCTGCAAAAAAAATGTGGCTCAAATAGCCCGCTTCGCGTCTTTCGATCCTTGGTTAAGAAAGTTTGTGCGCATGACACCAGTCATGCTCATTTTCCTGACTATGCCATCACAATGGCCGACGACATCATTCTATTTCGCAACCGTTTGAGCCTTAAAACAAAGGTCGATGTTATCGCCCCTATGAGGGATGCTCCCTACATCGACCCCGAAACCATGCATGACGCTAAAACCGTTGCGCCAGGATATGACATCTATGCTCTCCATGACGAATGGGTTTCATGGTGGCACGACATGGGAAAACCAGAGCTTAAAAGCCCTGCCGGAGCCTTTATTGGCTTTTGTAAAAAACGGCACGAACGCAACCCAATACGCTGA
- a CDS encoding ribbon-helix-helix domain-containing protein: MSRKGSLLSLRDRDSAISPVAVASEGKVAATNVVGTASKQVAPSRQGKKAMTGYFSPEMSFAMHMTARKHGMSLQDAMADAFNDWLRKMGESPVGK, from the coding sequence ATGAGCCGGAAGGGGTCTCTACTGTCGTTGCGGGATCGTGATTCCGCAATATCGCCGGTTGCAGTTGCATCAGAAGGCAAGGTTGCTGCTACCAATGTTGTTGGTACAGCCAGCAAGCAGGTTGCGCCGAGCCGTCAGGGCAAGAAAGCCATGACCGGCTATTTTAGTCCGGAAATGTCATTTGCCATGCATATGACCGCCAGAAAGCATGGGATGAGTTTACAGGATGCGATGGCCGACGCGTTTAACGACTGGCTACGCAAGATGGGAGAAAGTCCTGTGGGCAAGTAG
- the parA gene encoding ParA family partition ATPase, with the protein MPTIAIISQKGGAGKTTLALHLAAAAEDAGHTALVIDVDPQATASQWAAWRKDAPPVVIDSAPPRLAAKIGQAMSQGAEFIVIDTPPHADSAASAAVEVADLVLIPCRPSAFDLAAIKTTASLIKMRGKPAFVVFTAGSPTAPRMYEEATQLVQSYGLNACPHIIADRAVFRHAAAEGKTAMEVEPKGKASDEVRLLYKWTCKHVNMQSSRKRRASA; encoded by the coding sequence ATGCCAACAATAGCGATTATCAGCCAGAAGGGTGGGGCTGGAAAAACCACTCTGGCCTTGCATCTGGCTGCTGCGGCTGAGGATGCTGGCCATACAGCATTGGTGATTGATGTGGACCCACAGGCGACGGCGAGCCAATGGGCCGCATGGCGTAAGGATGCTCCGCCGGTTGTAATTGACAGTGCTCCGCCTCGTCTCGCGGCTAAGATCGGACAGGCAATGAGTCAGGGTGCTGAGTTCATCGTGATTGATACTCCGCCTCACGCTGATAGTGCGGCTAGTGCTGCCGTTGAAGTCGCCGATTTGGTATTAATTCCATGTCGGCCGAGTGCGTTCGATCTTGCAGCAATCAAAACGACTGCCAGCCTTATAAAAATGCGTGGCAAACCAGCCTTCGTCGTTTTTACAGCGGGAAGTCCGACTGCTCCACGTATGTATGAGGAGGCCACACAACTCGTACAAAGTTACGGACTGAACGCATGTCCACATATTATCGCTGATCGTGCAGTTTTCCGTCATGCTGCGGCGGAAGGGAAAACTGCAATGGAAGTAGAGCCTAAAGGCAAGGCGTCTGATGAGGTAAGGCTGCTTTACAAGTGGACATGCAAGCATGTAAACATGCAATCATCAAGGAAGCGGAGAGCTAGTGCATGA
- a CDS encoding tyrosine-type recombinase/integrase — protein MSGTRKPGQRATPAGAPGGMQLFDRDGSRKYLTVAERARFLRAAEQAPREARTLCMTLAWSGCRLSEALALTADRVDLAGGVLVFATLKKRQDGIYRAVPVPPSLLEALDLVHGIREAQRRRGRGSAARLWPWSRMTGWRAVHAVMDAAGLSGPAASPKGLRHAFGVAAVSSGIPLNMVQKWLGHAQLSTTAIYADAVGAEEQDIARKMWE, from the coding sequence ATGAGCGGCACCCGAAAACCGGGACAGCGGGCGACCCCGGCAGGCGCCCCTGGCGGGATGCAGCTGTTCGACCGCGACGGGAGCCGCAAATACCTCACGGTTGCCGAGCGGGCGCGGTTCCTGCGCGCGGCCGAGCAGGCGCCGCGCGAGGCCCGCACGCTGTGCATGACCCTGGCCTGGTCAGGCTGTCGCTTGTCCGAGGCCCTCGCCCTGACGGCGGACCGGGTGGACCTCGCCGGCGGCGTGCTGGTGTTCGCTACGCTCAAGAAGCGCCAGGACGGGATCTATCGCGCCGTGCCGGTGCCCCCCTCCCTGCTCGAGGCCCTGGATCTGGTGCATGGCATCCGCGAGGCCCAGCGTAGGCGAGGGCGTGGATCGGCCGCCCGGCTGTGGCCCTGGTCCCGCATGACCGGCTGGCGGGCGGTGCACGCGGTCATGGACGCCGCCGGCCTGTCCGGCCCGGCCGCCTCCCCCAAGGGCCTGCGCCATGCCTTCGGCGTCGCCGCCGTCTCCAGCGGTATCCCCCTCAACATGGTGCAGAAATGGCTCGGTCACGCCCAGCTCTCCACCACCGCCATCTACGCCGATGCCGTCGGCGCCGAGGAGCAGGATATCGCACGGAAAATGTGGGAGTGA
- a CDS encoding WGR domain-containing protein — protein MPRPAPKAPVRPPRQLPLFPETAALVRVDPAANCWRFYHLSLQPDLFGGTALVRQWGRIGTVGRQICELHDDVGQALDALARQLRAKRRRGYRDRTAG, from the coding sequence ATGCCCAGACCTGCCCCGAAGGCCCCTGTCCGGCCGCCTCGCCAGTTGCCGCTGTTCCCCGAAACGGCGGCGCTGGTGCGCGTGGATCCGGCCGCCAACTGCTGGCGCTTCTACCATCTGTCACTGCAGCCCGACCTGTTCGGCGGCACCGCCCTGGTGCGGCAGTGGGGGCGGATCGGAACGGTCGGCCGGCAGATCTGCGAGCTGCATGACGATGTCGGGCAGGCGCTCGACGCCCTCGCCCGTCAGCTTCGGGCCAAGCGCCGGCGGGGTTACCGCGACAGGACGGCCGGATGA
- a CDS encoding ClC family H(+)/Cl(-) exchange transporter, giving the protein MLLPLSNPVPQSGKPENVCSLVFLSAASVVIGASAGMICGIFRLLLEWLEAVRTDMGMEVSLQHGFSCEGVLLIIGSGAAAWLASGLVRHFAPLAAGSGIPHVEAVLLSASPPAPWRVVPVKFVGGLLAIGSGLALGREGPSVQMGATAAHTFGRLLCLEKTDCLALLAAGAGAGLATAFNAPAAGAVFVLEELVGRFEIRMVCAALGASISAILVSRGMLGSQTVFSVAPLILPESLAKQLFFVMTGVMTGLVAVGYNRTTMAVLRLAGRLPISISVRPVLVGGLAGLVVCLAPHLAGGGKWITQTAINNEIGLHQIPALLAFRLIFGALSYAAATPGGLFAPMLALGALSGLGSSVVAQALSPDTPLATAPFVIVGMASMFAGSVRAPLTGIILVMEMTGSSELIMPLLSGSFAAMVVAGALGDMPIYAALRLRAQSHTR; this is encoded by the coding sequence ATGTTGCTTCCTCTGTCCAATCCGGTTCCACAATCAGGGAAACCGGAAAATGTCTGCAGTCTGGTGTTCCTGTCTGCGGCATCTGTCGTGATCGGGGCATCTGCCGGTATGATCTGTGGTATCTTCCGCTTGTTGCTGGAATGGCTGGAGGCCGTCCGGACAGATATGGGAATGGAAGTGTCGCTTCAGCATGGCTTTTCTTGCGAAGGCGTGCTGTTGATCATCGGATCTGGCGCAGCTGCATGGCTGGCTTCAGGTCTCGTTCGTCATTTTGCCCCTCTTGCAGCAGGAAGTGGCATCCCGCATGTGGAAGCTGTCTTGTTGAGTGCGTCACCGCCTGCGCCATGGCGGGTGGTGCCCGTCAAATTCGTGGGTGGCCTGCTGGCGATCGGAAGTGGGCTTGCCTTGGGACGTGAAGGGCCCAGTGTGCAGATGGGAGCGACTGCAGCTCATACGTTTGGCAGGCTGCTCTGTCTGGAGAAGACAGACTGCCTTGCCCTCCTTGCTGCAGGCGCGGGAGCAGGGCTGGCGACCGCTTTCAATGCGCCGGCAGCCGGTGCTGTTTTCGTTTTGGAAGAACTGGTCGGCCGGTTTGAAATCAGAATGGTTTGTGCCGCATTGGGGGCATCCATTTCGGCCATTCTGGTCAGCCGGGGCATGCTGGGTAGCCAGACGGTCTTTAGTGTCGCTCCTCTGATCCTTCCAGAATCGCTTGCCAAACAGCTGTTTTTCGTCATGACCGGGGTCATGACGGGCCTGGTTGCTGTCGGATACAACCGGACGACCATGGCAGTGCTCCGTCTGGCCGGGAGGCTGCCTATCAGCATCTCAGTCAGGCCTGTTCTGGTGGGAGGTTTGGCCGGTTTGGTGGTTTGTCTTGCACCGCACTTGGCTGGAGGGGGAAAGTGGATCACGCAGACGGCCATAAACAACGAGATCGGATTACATCAGATTCCGGCACTACTGGCTTTTCGGCTGATTTTTGGGGCCCTGTCTTATGCCGCTGCAACACCTGGAGGTCTGTTTGCCCCCATGCTGGCCCTGGGGGCACTTTCCGGTCTGGGGAGTAGTGTTGTGGCACAGGCATTAAGTCCTGATACACCTCTGGCGACCGCACCTTTTGTGATTGTCGGCATGGCCTCCATGTTCGCCGGATCCGTTCGTGCACCGCTGACCGGGATTATTCTGGTTATGGAAATGACAGGTTCGTCCGAGTTGATAATGCCGCTTTTATCCGGGAGTTTTGCTGCGATGGTCGTAGCCGGCGCACTTGGAGACATGCCCATTTATGCTGCCCTGAGACTCAGGGCCCAGTCACACACGCGATGA
- a CDS encoding chloride channel protein, whose product MYCTGAVLIGIISVIFAHIGDWAAELRYHVVARNPWSMLVIAPLGLVAISWLTRLLFNGAQGSGIPQTIATLHMHNFVLVDRILTLRIALGKILMTCLGLICGASIGREGPSVQIGASIMHAFSRAMGQHNDVTRHGMILAGGAAGMAAAFNTPLAGVVFAIEELAHSFEQKASGRTLTVIIFSGITAIALLGNYTYFGRTNVFIPVGRAWLAVLVCGVSGGLAGGIFARLVIRLSKGLPAFLGRFSSRFPLVFVALCGLLLALIGLASDGATYGTGYLQARGIVDGSLHYPASFFLLKYISMLITFCSGIPGGMFAPSLAIGAGMGGWAEQFLPHTSPGGVVLLGMAAYFCGVAQSPLTATIIVMEICDNQQVTLALLATAFLSFGVSRMVCPRPLYSALATGFLEKTEQMARQVSHDRLEK is encoded by the coding sequence ATGTATTGTACCGGGGCCGTGCTGATTGGCATTATCTCCGTAATCTTTGCCCATATCGGGGATTGGGCGGCCGAGCTGCGTTATCATGTTGTCGCCAGAAACCCATGGTCCATGCTGGTGATTGCCCCGCTCGGGCTTGTTGCCATTTCCTGGCTGACACGCCTGTTGTTCAATGGTGCTCAGGGATCAGGAATTCCCCAGACAATCGCAACCCTGCATATGCATAATTTCGTGCTTGTGGACCGGATCCTGACCTTGCGCATTGCGCTGGGCAAGATCCTGATGACATGCTTGGGTCTCATCTGTGGTGCCTCGATCGGTCGTGAAGGGCCGAGTGTCCAGATCGGCGCTTCCATCATGCACGCATTTTCGCGTGCCATGGGGCAGCATAATGATGTCACCAGGCATGGTATGATCCTCGCAGGGGGGGCTGCCGGCATGGCTGCCGCTTTCAATACGCCTCTTGCCGGTGTTGTGTTTGCGATTGAAGAACTGGCGCACTCCTTTGAACAGAAGGCGTCGGGGCGTACTCTGACTGTTATTATTTTTTCGGGGATTACAGCAATTGCCCTGTTGGGGAACTATACATATTTTGGTCGGACGAATGTTTTTATTCCGGTAGGACGCGCATGGCTGGCCGTTCTGGTATGTGGTGTAAGTGGTGGATTGGCGGGGGGGATTTTCGCCCGTCTTGTCATCCGCCTTTCAAAAGGTCTACCGGCTTTTCTTGGCCGGTTTTCAAGTCGATTCCCTCTTGTATTTGTGGCGCTATGCGGCCTGTTACTGGCTCTGATCGGACTGGCATCAGATGGTGCGACTTATGGTACGGGCTATCTGCAGGCGCGTGGGATAGTGGATGGAAGTCTGCATTATCCTGCGTCTTTCTTTCTTCTGAAGTATATCTCCATGCTGATTACTTTCTGCTCTGGCATTCCTGGCGGCATGTTTGCACCTTCCCTTGCGATCGGTGCAGGAATGGGAGGATGGGCCGAGCAGTTTCTGCCTCATACGTCGCCTGGAGGCGTTGTACTGCTGGGTATGGCTGCCTATTTTTGTGGCGTTGCCCAGTCACCGCTGACGGCAACCATCATCGTGATGGAAATATGTGACAATCAGCAGGTGACCCTAGCCCTGCTGGCCACGGCCTTCCTGTCGTTCGGTGTATCCCGCATGGTCTGTCCCAGACCGCTTTATTCGGCACTGGCTACGGGATTTCTGGAAAAAACAGAGCAAATGGCGCGACAGGTATCTCACGATAGATTGGAAAAATAA
- a CDS encoding site-specific integrase, whose protein sequence is MIIDPNGIGPAGRDTSLAAPLAQARAYARASRAPATRLAYRRDWAAFTAWCHARDQGALPADPRLVALFLAHEAARGLRPSSIGRRLAAIAFAHRQAGCVPPQAQPQAGVLAEVIAGIRRQAGTAPRRKQAADDRVLQAMLAALPATNLKAIRDRALLAFGMAGAFRRSELAGLRCDQLDRTPEGMTVRFGATKTDPEGRGVCIAIPEGRRIRPVALLEAWLEAAGITDGAVFRDVVRGQASAGPISDRTVARVVQRAAQAAGYDPARFGGHSLRAGFLTSGARAGASLFRLKDVSRHRSTDVLAAYVREAGLFTDHAGETFL, encoded by the coding sequence GTGATTATCGATCCTAACGGGATTGGCCCGGCCGGCAGGGACACTTCCCTGGCCGCGCCGCTGGCCCAGGCCCGCGCCTATGCCCGCGCCAGCCGGGCGCCCGCCACCCGCCTGGCCTACCGGCGCGACTGGGCCGCCTTCACCGCCTGGTGCCACGCCCGGGACCAGGGCGCGCTGCCCGCCGATCCCCGGCTGGTGGCACTGTTCCTTGCCCATGAGGCCGCGCGTGGCCTGCGCCCGTCATCGATCGGCCGCCGGCTGGCGGCCATCGCCTTTGCCCATCGTCAGGCCGGCTGCGTGCCGCCCCAGGCCCAGCCACAGGCGGGCGTGCTGGCAGAAGTGATCGCCGGCATCCGTCGTCAGGCCGGCACCGCCCCGCGCCGCAAGCAGGCTGCCGATGACCGGGTGCTGCAGGCCATGCTGGCCGCCCTGCCGGCGACAAACCTGAAGGCCATCCGTGACCGGGCGCTGCTGGCCTTCGGCATGGCCGGGGCCTTCCGCCGCTCGGAACTGGCCGGGCTGCGCTGCGACCAGCTCGACCGCACCCCAGAGGGCATGACCGTGCGCTTCGGGGCAACCAAGACCGATCCCGAGGGGCGGGGCGTGTGCATCGCCATTCCCGAAGGACGCCGCATCCGGCCCGTCGCCCTGCTCGAGGCCTGGCTGGAGGCGGCCGGAATTACGGACGGAGCCGTATTCCGTGACGTGGTGCGCGGTCAGGCCAGCGCAGGCCCGATCAGCGACCGCACCGTGGCCCGCGTGGTCCAGCGCGCTGCCCAGGCCGCAGGCTACGACCCGGCCCGCTTCGGGGGGCATTCCCTGCGCGCAGGCTTCCTCACCTCAGGCGCGCGGGCCGGGGCCAGTCTCTTCCGGCTCAAGGACGTCTCCCGCCACCGCTCCACCGATGTCCTCGCAGCCTATGTCCGCGAGGCCGGACTCTTTACAGATCATGCAGGAGAGACGTTTCTTTGA
- a CDS encoding Fic family protein produces the protein MKREDLAGGIRECLQRLPAPYAQHYGVVPPSPPEAGVMLGDAAARHGQALSALGEIAALARTLPDPYLISRVLSRQEALSSSAMEGTHSTLNELLVVDEDDQDASHATRQVRDYARALEQFLPQACSEGPALFRLPTVLTLHQAVMQHDPAYRRTPGTLRRDVVWIGGTGHIAYSTYNPPPPDQVAACLEASLNYMQADGMQQMTQSLITRLAIAHAHFEAVHPFSDGNGRVGRLLLPLMMAADGQVPLYLSPYIEAHRQDYYAALKRAQQRLDWPPLIGFLSDAIIRTVTEVQVTRQATQALKATWRQRRAFRKGSAALRALDLLTDYPVLTASRLGHLLDITPPAAQTALAQLCQVGILTERTGYARNRIYAAEEVLTILNRPFGEEPALPDPSS, from the coding sequence ATGAAGCGTGAGGATCTGGCCGGCGGGATCCGGGAATGTCTGCAGCGGCTACCCGCCCCCTATGCCCAGCATTACGGGGTCGTGCCCCCGTCGCCGCCTGAAGCGGGCGTTATGCTGGGCGATGCCGCCGCCCGCCATGGGCAGGCTTTGTCCGCCCTGGGTGAAATCGCCGCCCTCGCCCGTACCCTGCCTGATCCGTACCTGATCAGCCGCGTCCTGAGCCGTCAGGAAGCCCTCAGCAGTTCTGCCATGGAAGGCACGCACAGCACCCTCAATGAGCTGCTGGTGGTCGATGAAGACGACCAGGACGCTTCCCATGCCACACGGCAGGTCCGCGACTATGCGCGCGCCCTGGAGCAGTTCCTGCCACAGGCCTGCAGCGAAGGCCCGGCCCTCTTCCGCCTGCCCACCGTGCTGACGCTCCATCAGGCGGTCATGCAGCATGACCCGGCCTATCGCAGGACACCGGGCACCCTGCGCCGGGACGTGGTCTGGATCGGCGGGACAGGGCATATCGCCTATTCGACCTATAACCCGCCTCCTCCCGACCAGGTGGCAGCCTGTCTGGAGGCCTCCCTGAACTACATGCAGGCCGACGGGATGCAGCAGATGACCCAGTCCCTCATCACCCGGCTGGCCATCGCCCATGCCCATTTCGAGGCCGTGCATCCGTTCAGCGATGGCAATGGCCGGGTTGGCCGCCTGCTACTTCCGCTGATGATGGCCGCTGACGGCCAGGTCCCCCTGTATCTTTCCCCCTATATCGAGGCCCACAGACAGGACTATTACGCGGCGCTCAAACGTGCCCAGCAGCGGCTCGACTGGCCGCCCCTGATCGGGTTCCTGTCAGACGCCATCATCCGGACCGTTACCGAAGTGCAGGTCACCCGGCAGGCAACCCAGGCCCTGAAGGCCACATGGCGGCAGCGCCGGGCTTTCCGCAAGGGCTCGGCCGCGCTGCGCGCGCTGGACCTGCTGACCGATTATCCCGTCCTGACGGCCAGTCGCCTTGGCCATCTGCTGGACATCACGCCCCCGGCCGCCCAGACGGCCCTTGCCCAGCTCTGCCAGGTCGGGATCCTGACCGAACGTACCGGCTATGCCCGCAACCGGATCTATGCTGCCGAAGAGGTGCTCACGATCCTCAATCGCCCCTTCGGGGAAGAACCGGCACTGCCAGACCCATCATCATAA
- a CDS encoding NIPSNAP family protein translates to MIYEMIRFRTDVLGVPALSRLLKARFSDTLNPVAGSLTGVWRTEIGELGTLLLLRSFSCQDALLKARHRTLESRTPFGIKMNDVLIEAEAFEGFPFLKPPEFGECGGLYEIRTYSLKAGGLEPTLKAWQSALKPAQAYTRHLITNMFALDGASRICHIWAFDSFEQRNILRQQHYVDGLWPPKGGPEQIIHAQSCLCLPETFSPLR, encoded by the coding sequence ATGATCTATGAAATGATTCGCTTTCGGACGGATGTTTTGGGAGTGCCAGCCCTCTCCCGTCTCCTGAAAGCACGGTTCTCGGATACCCTGAATCCTGTTGCGGGAAGCCTCACAGGGGTATGGCGAACGGAGATCGGTGAACTTGGAACGCTACTCCTGCTGCGTTCCTTTTCCTGTCAGGATGCCTTGCTTAAGGCGCGGCACAGAACACTGGAGTCCAGAACGCCCTTCGGTATCAAGATGAACGACGTTTTAATAGAAGCTGAGGCGTTTGAAGGCTTTCCGTTTCTTAAACCCCCGGAGTTTGGTGAATGTGGTGGACTCTATGAAATCCGAACTTACAGTTTAAAAGCTGGAGGGTTGGAACCGACCCTGAAAGCGTGGCAGAGTGCTCTGAAGCCTGCACAAGCCTATACCCGCCACCTGATCACCAACATGTTCGCGCTGGATGGTGCGTCACGCATCTGCCATATCTGGGCCTTCGACAGCTTTGAACAACGCAATATTCTGCGTCAGCAACATTACGTGGACGGACTTTGGCCGCCAAAAGGAGGGCCTGAGCAAATTATTCATGCCCAGTCCTGCCTTTGCTTACCGGAAACTTTCTCGCCATTACGGTGA
- a CDS encoding YciI family protein: MPIYLVRMDHPDGDGWGQHVVAHVLYLKRLIQEGSLLASGPLKGTPLRSGFLIMKGANRQEIEAMVARDPFSPEGLICDLRIEEWDPLFGCLSNLSTGKPPVELQSLFPSEEHS, from the coding sequence ATGCCTATTTATCTTGTGCGAATGGATCATCCGGACGGCGACGGGTGGGGGCAGCATGTCGTGGCGCATGTGCTGTATCTCAAGCGCCTCATTCAGGAAGGTAGTCTTCTGGCTTCTGGTCCGCTGAAAGGCACCCCATTGCGGTCAGGTTTTCTGATCATGAAAGGTGCCAATCGGCAGGAGATTGAAGCGATGGTGGCTCGGGATCCGTTCTCGCCGGAAGGTTTGATCTGTGATCTTCGAATTGAAGAGTGGGATCCGCTGTTCGGTTGCCTGTCCAACCTATCGACCGGCAAACCGCCCGTGGAACTGCAATCTCTATTCCCATCCGAAGAACACTCATGA
- the tnpA gene encoding IS66-like element accessory protein TnpA, which translates to MTQEILIGVERRRRWSDERKLAILAEVGVDGASVSDVARRHDLTRQHLYQWRTSFRQRLSSPDQSVAFVPVASVTTPAVASGGDPDELAIVLRNGRSIRVTGHPAEDLLARVIRIAETA; encoded by the coding sequence ATGACCCAGGAAATCCTGATTGGCGTTGAACGCCGCCGCCGCTGGTCGGATGAACGGAAGCTGGCGATACTGGCTGAAGTTGGTGTGGATGGAGCAAGTGTATCGGATGTGGCACGTCGACATGACCTGACCCGCCAACATCTTTACCAATGGCGGACGTCATTCCGTCAAAGACTATCTTCCCCAGATCAGTCTGTGGCGTTTGTTCCTGTTGCTTCAGTGACGACACCTGCTGTGGCATCTGGCGGTGATCCTGACGAACTGGCCATAGTGCTGCGCAATGGCCGTAGTATCAGGGTGACGGGACATCCTGCCGAAGATCTTCTGGCCCGGGTCATCCGGATTGCGGAGACGGCATGA
- the tnpB gene encoding IS66 family insertion sequence element accessory protein TnpB (TnpB, as the term is used for proteins encoded by IS66 family insertion elements, is considered an accessory protein, since TnpC, encoded by a neighboring gene, is a DDE family transposase.) — protein MIGVGNGVRVYLACGVTDMRKGISGLAALAQDVLRQNPTSGALFAFRGRRGDRIKLLMWDGQGFCLYYKVLEKGRFPWPSPAEGVARLTTAQMAMLWEGMEWRRPSWSAPPSRVA, from the coding sequence ATGATTGGCGTGGGCAACGGCGTGCGTGTCTATCTGGCCTGCGGGGTGACCGATATGCGCAAGGGCATATCGGGTCTGGCAGCACTGGCACAGGACGTGCTGCGTCAGAACCCGACATCAGGGGCGCTCTTTGCCTTTCGTGGTCGCCGTGGGGACAGGATCAAGCTTCTGATGTGGGACGGTCAGGGGTTCTGTCTTTATTACAAGGTGCTTGAGAAGGGACGTTTTCCATGGCCGTCTCCGGCAGAGGGCGTTGCACGCCTGACGACAGCACAGATGGCCATGCTGTGGGAAGGCATGGAGTGGAGACGCCCTTCCTGGTCTGCACCACCGTCTCGCGTGGCCTGA